A window of the Brassica napus cultivar Da-Ae chromosome C5, Da-Ae, whole genome shotgun sequence genome harbors these coding sequences:
- the BNAC05G31610D gene encoding uncharacterized protein BNAC05G31610D, with the protein MFIEMFQLLFTIVAVEAALILTLGFGTPVRRVVVKLLDLLKQGRGPLVTKTVAATMLVLFGSVLFSTIQINTRVSESGGVANPTDQVMFANRILESFLMGTVLFLALVMDRMHYYTRELQITRRNLEVAVKKTKTAA; encoded by the exons ATGTTCATAGAGATGTTTCAGCTTCTGTTCACGATCGTGGCGGTTGAAGCCGCCCTGATCTTAACACTCGGGTTTGGGACTCCAGTAAGAAGAGTGGTGGTGAAATTGCTTGACCTGCTGAAGCAAGGCCGAGGACCACTGGTTACAAAGACGGTTGCAGCCACTATGCTTGTGTTGTTTGGCTCGGTTCTGTTCAGCACGATTCAGATCAACACAAGAGTCTCTGAGTCTGGTGGTGTAGCTAACCCGACTGATCAAGTCATGTTTGCGAATCGCATCCTCGAATCTTTCCTCATgg GGACTGTGTTGTTCTTGGCATTGGTGATGGACAGAATGCATTACTACACCAGAGAGCTTCAAATCACAAGAAGAAACTTGGAGGTTGCAGTAAAGA